Proteins from a genomic interval of Polaribacter sp. Q13:
- a CDS encoding polysaccharide biosynthesis tyrosine autokinase, with product MQIQKGNTNFKGSEEAETLNIREELEKYLFHWKWFVLGGFLSVALAFLYLRYSTSQYSASTSIMIKDNQKSGISKELEAFKDMGIVGGGSSNNTDNEIEILKSRKIIGAVVDSLNLTTLYFEQGRIKKTEVYGNNPIQIVFDTNNTFFLQQKKDTSFTVNILSESKYELKDIEDNFISSHGFNKTVNSGIGNFKVLKTDKFDFKEENKFYITLLKRSKVIDVYKNKLDITTVSKNSSVLTLSFKHPVKEKAEDFLNELVKQYNLDAIKDKSEVSRKTKKFIDDRLKAIGKDLNAIQDRVKNFKTDNKITGLSAEGELALTTASKNNEKLIEIKTQLNIAEGVLENIKKQSNTDETLPQNLGFSEGAISESIKSYNELVVYKNRLSVNAGDKNPQIIQYQIEINALKRNLKNSITNLISSLETEYNQINSEANRINSKVSAIPVLERGYINIGREQEIISGLYSYLLKKKEETAISLAVTVPNAKIIDVAYSDGIPVSPKRKIIFLAALLLGVLIPFIIIYLKNLLDTKIHTRKDIEELTTVPFIGDVPHSETNEKIVIGNDARTSTAEAFRLIRTNLDFMLSNREGSEGKTIFITSTTSGEGKSFISINLAAALSLSNKKVLLMGMDLRAPKVTEYLGIPERKGITNFITNDSISLDDLKFSIPEIKGLDIIASGVIPPNPAELLLSSKIKDIFEEVKKDYDYIIVDTAPVNLVTDTLLVAKYADMFLYVSRANYLDKRMLNIVQTLYNEKKLPNMAIVLNDTDMTRGYGYGYGYGYGYGNGYVEEVKKPWYKRILK from the coding sequence ATGCAAATACAAAAAGGAAACACTAATTTTAAAGGTAGTGAAGAGGCAGAAACTCTTAATATTAGAGAAGAGTTAGAAAAGTACCTATTTCATTGGAAATGGTTTGTTTTAGGAGGTTTTCTTTCTGTTGCATTGGCTTTTTTGTATTTACGATATAGTACATCTCAATACAGTGCATCTACTTCTATTATGATAAAAGACAATCAAAAGTCTGGTATTTCAAAAGAATTAGAGGCTTTTAAAGACATGGGGATTGTAGGAGGTGGTTCTTCTAATAATACAGATAATGAGATAGAGATTTTAAAGTCTAGAAAGATTATTGGAGCTGTGGTAGATTCTTTAAACTTAACAACCCTTTATTTTGAGCAAGGAAGAATAAAGAAAACAGAGGTGTATGGTAATAATCCCATTCAAATTGTTTTTGATACTAATAATACATTCTTTTTACAACAAAAAAAAGACACTTCTTTTACCGTTAACATTTTATCAGAAAGTAAATATGAGTTGAAAGATATTGAAGATAATTTTATCTCGTCACATGGTTTTAATAAAACGGTTAACTCTGGTATTGGTAATTTCAAAGTATTAAAAACAGATAAATTTGATTTTAAAGAAGAAAATAAATTTTATATAACGCTCCTAAAAAGAAGTAAAGTTATAGATGTATATAAAAATAAATTAGATATTACTACTGTAAGTAAAAATTCAAGTGTTTTAACCTTATCTTTTAAGCATCCTGTTAAGGAAAAGGCAGAAGATTTTTTAAATGAATTGGTAAAACAGTACAATTTAGATGCTATTAAGGATAAAAGTGAAGTCTCTAGAAAAACAAAAAAATTTATAGATGATCGTTTAAAAGCCATTGGTAAAGATTTAAACGCTATTCAAGATAGAGTGAAGAACTTTAAAACGGATAATAAGATTACAGGATTATCTGCAGAAGGTGAATTGGCTTTGACTACGGCTTCTAAAAATAACGAAAAACTGATAGAAATAAAAACGCAGTTAAATATAGCAGAAGGTGTTTTAGAAAATATCAAGAAGCAATCGAATACAGACGAAACCTTACCTCAAAATTTAGGTTTTTCGGAGGGGGCTATTTCTGAATCTATTAAATCGTATAATGAATTAGTGGTTTATAAAAATCGGTTAAGTGTAAATGCTGGAGATAAGAACCCACAAATAATACAGTACCAAATAGAAATTAATGCTTTAAAAAGAAATTTAAAGAATAGTATAACGAATTTAATTTCTTCATTAGAAACGGAGTACAATCAAATTAATAGTGAGGCTAATAGAATAAACTCTAAAGTATCTGCGATTCCAGTTTTAGAAAGAGGTTACATAAATATAGGTAGAGAGCAAGAAATAATTTCTGGTTTGTATTCTTATTTATTAAAGAAAAAGGAAGAAACAGCAATTTCATTGGCGGTAACCGTGCCAAATGCAAAAATTATTGATGTTGCGTATAGTGATGGTATTCCAGTTTCACCTAAAAGGAAAATTATCTTTTTAGCTGCATTATTATTAGGGGTATTAATTCCTTTTATAATCATTTACCTTAAAAACTTATTAGATACCAAAATTCACACGAGAAAGGATATCGAGGAGTTAACAACGGTGCCTTTTATTGGAGATGTACCGCATTCTGAAACGAATGAGAAGATTGTTATTGGTAATGATGCTAGAACGAGTACAGCAGAAGCCTTTCGTTTAATTAGAACTAATTTAGACTTTATGTTGTCTAATAGAGAGGGGAGTGAAGGTAAAACAATCTTTATTACCTCTACGACCAGTGGAGAAGGAAAATCATTTATCTCTATTAACCTTGCTGCAGCACTTTCTTTATCTAATAAAAAAGTATTGCTAATGGGTATGGATCTTAGAGCTCCAAAAGTTACTGAGTATCTAGGAATCCCAGAACGAAAAGGAATAACCAATTTTATTACAAACGATAGTATTTCTTTGGATGATCTAAAATTTTCGATCCCTGAAATTAAGGGATTAGATATTATTGCATCTGGAGTGATACCTCCAAATCCGGCAGAACTTTTATTGAGTTCTAAAATTAAAGATATATTTGAAGAGGTTAAAAAGGATTATGATTATATTATAGTGGATACTGCACCCGTTAATTTAGTTACGGATACGTTATTAGTAGCCAAGTATGCAGACATGTTTTTATATGTGTCAAGAGCTAATTATTTAGACAAGCGTATGCTAAATATTGTACAGACGTTGTATAATGAAAAGAAATTGCCTAATATGGCTATCGTTCTTAACGATACGGACATGACACGAGGTTATGGTTATGGGTACGGCTATGGTTATGGTTATGGAAACGGTTATGTGGAGGAAGTAAAGAAACCTTGGTACAAAAGAATATTAAAGTAA
- a CDS encoding tyrosine-protein phosphatase: MLFFKKKVIPLIDFFPKDFIDIHSHLLPGIDDGAKNLDKSIALISKMRSYGIKNFITTPHVLGDVYPNSSQTIKEKLEEVKAALQKRNITDISINAAAEYMMDEQFSELLENNDILTLKDNYILVEMSYFSAPINLYDILFEIQVKGYKPVLAHPERYGFFHNDFNHYYKLKKAGCLFQLNLLSLTEQYGKGVQKVSEKILKENLYDFVGSDTHHSNHLELLKKIGTKKNLEKIKHLLDNNKKFL, encoded by the coding sequence ATGCTCTTTTTTAAAAAGAAAGTAATTCCATTAATCGATTTCTTTCCTAAAGATTTTATAGATATTCATTCTCATTTACTCCCAGGAATCGATGATGGCGCTAAAAATTTAGACAAATCCATCGCATTAATTTCTAAGATGCGTTCTTACGGAATTAAAAATTTTATAACCACACCTCATGTTTTAGGAGATGTTTATCCAAATTCTTCACAAACTATAAAGGAAAAGCTTGAAGAAGTAAAAGCTGCACTTCAAAAAAGAAATATTACCGATATATCTATAAATGCTGCTGCAGAATACATGATGGATGAACAGTTTTCTGAACTATTAGAAAACAATGATATTCTTACTTTAAAAGACAATTATATTCTTGTTGAAATGTCTTATTTCAGTGCGCCCATAAACTTATATGACATTCTCTTTGAAATACAAGTTAAAGGATACAAACCCGTTTTAGCTCACCCAGAGCGGTATGGTTTTTTTCACAATGATTTTAACCATTATTATAAATTAAAAAAAGCTGGCTGTTTATTTCAATTAAATTTATTATCCTTAACGGAACAATACGGAAAAGGAGTGCAAAAAGTTTCTGAAAAGATTTTAAAAGAAAATTTATATGATTTTGTAGGTAGCGATACCCACCATAGTAACCATTTAGAATTGCTTAAAAAAATTGGAACTAAAAAGAATTTAGAAAAAATTAAACACCTTTTAGATAATAATAAAAAGTTCTTATAA
- a CDS encoding polysaccharide biosynthesis/export family protein, producing MIKVKITILLMVLGMSSCVSNKDIAYFQFDEIDQSKVSNKFETVFKPDDLLQITISSDDIEATKPFNLPAVTFGTTTGSASGTPKQQSYLIDSKGEIDFPILGKLKLGGLSREAALQLLKGMLSPDYVANPTINISIANFKVTVYGDVKKPGTFTIPNERVSILDAIGLAGDLNISGKRDNVLVIREENNKKVKYRVNLLSNKTLTSPVFYLQQNDVVYVEHNKARIQSASSNSNTSLFISITGLIITVATFLTR from the coding sequence ATGATTAAAGTTAAGATAACCATACTTTTAATGGTTTTAGGGATGTCCTCTTGTGTTTCTAATAAGGATATTGCTTATTTTCAGTTTGATGAAATTGATCAAAGTAAGGTCAGTAATAAGTTTGAGACCGTTTTTAAACCAGATGATTTATTACAAATAACCATTTCTTCAGATGATATAGAGGCTACTAAACCTTTTAATTTACCGGCGGTAACCTTTGGTACTACTACTGGTTCGGCTTCAGGAACGCCTAAACAGCAGAGCTATTTAATAGATAGTAAAGGGGAAATTGATTTTCCTATATTAGGGAAATTAAAATTAGGAGGCCTCTCTAGAGAAGCTGCTTTGCAATTGTTAAAAGGGATGTTGTCTCCAGATTATGTTGCCAATCCAACGATAAATATAAGCATTGCTAATTTTAAAGTGACGGTGTATGGAGATGTTAAAAAACCAGGGACTTTTACCATACCAAATGAAAGAGTGAGTATCTTAGATGCTATAGGTTTGGCAGGTGATTTAAATATATCAGGAAAAAGAGATAATGTGTTGGTGATTAGAGAGGAAAATAATAAGAAAGTTAAATATAGAGTCAATTTGTTATCTAATAAAACCTTAACCTCACCTGTATTTTATTTACAACAAAATGATGTGGTATATGTAGAACATAACAAAGCAAGGATTCAATCTGCTTCTTCAAACTCTAATACAAGTCTATTTATATCTATTACAGGATTAATTATAACTGTAGCAACATTTTTAACAAGATAA